DNA from Sulfurimonas xiamenensis:
GGCACTTTGATATCTCTGTTTGTATATTTATTGTATGCATAAAGAATCGCCACAATAACTAAAAGTTGAGTTCCTATTGTCATAATCCAATATGTCGCTGCTGAGTGAACATGGTACTCTGTCGCAGGTAAAAGCTGTGTAACCATCTCAAAATAAGTCATTTTAAAAGCACCTGCTATCATTGCTAAAAGTAAAAGTGGACTCATAGCAACAAGCATAAATTTATATGCTTCATGCGGATGAATGCCAAAGAGTTTGTATCTCTCTTCGCCGTGAAAGATAAGCGCAACAAGTCTAAATGAGTAAAATGCCGTTAAACCTGCCGTAAACAGCAATACAGTATAGATAATATAGTGATGATCAACAAATGCAACCTCTAAGATAAGATCTTTAGAGAAAAATCCTGCAAATGGAAAAATTCCCGCAAGTGCAACTGAAGCAATTGTCATCATAACAAATGTACCTTTCATTACCTTGCCAAGTCCCCCCATTTTAAAAGGGTCAAGTTCATCATGCATCGCATGCATAACATTTCCTGCACCCAAGAATAAAAGTGCTTTAAAAAATGCGTGAGCCATAAGATGAAAAAGTGCGACCCAGTAAGCTCCCAAACCTGCAGCTGCAAACATGTAGCCGAGTTGTGAAAGTGTTGAGTAAGCGATAATTCTTTTCATATCACGGTTTACAAGAGCCATTGATGCGGCAAAAAGCGCAACAAATGCCCCTAAAGATGCGATAAACAATCCAACATTTGGAATCAAATCATAAAGCGGATTTGCACGAATAACCAAGTATACACCTGCTGTAACCATTGTTGCCGCGTGGATAAGAGCAGAAACCGGAGTTGGTCCCTCCATCGCATCAGCAAGCCAAGTATGAAGCGGGAACTGAGCCGATTTACCCATAGCACCAATAAATAAGAATATACCCATCCATGTCAATATTTCTGTTTCCAACCCTTGCATTGCTGCAAAAGCACCTTCATACTGAAGTGTGCCAGTATTCCAGTAAATCAAAAAGATACCGATAAGCATTCCAAGGTCTGCAATACGGTTCATAATAAAAGCTTCATTAGCTGCCCATGAAGCACTCTCTTTTTGATACCAAAAACCGATTAACAACCATGAACAAAGACCAACGCCTTCCCATCCGATAAATAGACCTGCAAAGTTATCACTCATTACTAAAATCAACATAGAAAAAACAAAAGCTGAGAGATAAGAGAAAAATCTATTAAACCCTTTATCGTGATCCATATAACCGATAGCATAAACATGAACAACAGTTGAAACTAAAGTTACAACTATCATCATAGTAACACTTACCTGATCTACAACAAAACCAAATGGTATATAAAGATCCCCTGTCGCCATCCATGTCATCATCTCTACATGAAGAGTCAATCCCGTACCAAGTACGAAAAAGAGAAGGATAAGACTACTTAAAAGCGAAACGCCCAGCAAAATACTTGGAACAATGCCCGCTATTTTTGTTTTTGGCGATGCACCAAAAAGTGCTGCAAACAAAGAACCAACTAAAGGTGAAAAAAGTGCAGTATATAAAAACAGTTCC
Protein-coding regions in this window:
- the nuoL gene encoding NADH-quinone oxidoreductase subunit L, producing MELFLYTALFSPLVGSLFAALFGASPKTKIAGIVPSILLGVSLLSSLILLFFVLGTGLTLHVEMMTWMATGDLYIPFGFVVDQVSVTMMIVVTLVSTVVHVYAIGYMDHDKGFNRFFSYLSAFVFSMLILVMSDNFAGLFIGWEGVGLCSWLLIGFWYQKESASWAANEAFIMNRIADLGMLIGIFLIYWNTGTLQYEGAFAAMQGLETEILTWMGIFLFIGAMGKSAQFPLHTWLADAMEGPTPVSALIHAATMVTAGVYLVIRANPLYDLIPNVGLFIASLGAFVALFAASMALVNRDMKRIIAYSTLSQLGYMFAAAGLGAYWVALFHLMAHAFFKALLFLGAGNVMHAMHDELDPFKMGGLGKVMKGTFVMMTIASVALAGIFPFAGFFSKDLILEVAFVDHHYIIYTVLLFTAGLTAFYSFRLVALIFHGEERYKLFGIHPHEAYKFMLVAMSPLLLLAMIAGAFKMTYFEMVTQLLPATEYHVHSAATYWIMTIGTQLLVIVAILYAYNKYTNRDIKVPDGTSKMENSFIYKLLINQYYIPYFYENYIIKGYRELSDVFWTKVDQKIVDASVDGIANVFYQTGEKTRVMQSGNLSTMLKWMVAGTVALLSLAVVFGLAAKYSEEIKVFLSGLGV